The Oncorhynchus tshawytscha isolate Ot180627B linkage group LG27, Otsh_v2.0, whole genome shotgun sequence genome includes the window AATAAAATCTAGTCATGTTCTTCAAAAACATGAGGGATACGACAATGTCAGAAAGAGACGTGAGTGTAGATGTCGATGGTCCCCAGATCCTTCAGTTCTTTCCATCCCACGGTGGCTTGGTTGAACCCGGGCCAAAGTTCTGTTATGCACTGACTACCACAGACTCAGAGCCTAAGTGTATCACAGAACTTGGGCCAGGAACATCACATTCGGGACTTTAGACCTCGAATTGAGATGAACTGGAGGAAAGTGCAAACCAGTCATCCAGATGTCTGTGTCAAATTAGAAACAGTCCACAGTGGAACTAATTCGTTGAAAAGTTCAATGAGGTGCAGGTGTCAGGTCAACAGTCCCAAGGTCCTTTGTGCAACATTATCTTGTGAATTAAGCAGTGAATATCAATATCAAGAGTGCATAAATTATGAAGTCCACATCCAGACACTGTACTGGATGTGACTGCCTAACAGAAAACACTGGGCAATACATCAGATACAATTAtaatcagtaaaaaaaaaaggtgtatatatatatatatatatatatgagagagagagagagatattttgaGGCCGAGGGTCAAGTACAGCAGGTTGGATAATCAACGAAAAGTAATTGCGGCCTTGTCCAGCGCTGCTTGTTTTATTCTAAGTTTCAATtacagtagaaaatagtaacacaaaAACAATTTATGCAACGATCATCTGTCTAGAGTTTAGTTCAAAAGTGGAAAATTACTCTATGCATATTTAGTTGAACAACCCACCTGTGGAATCAAGTTTTTGGTAAACGTAAAATGCTGCGAAACGCAGCTCCTCCGGTTGAAACCAAATATCGTAGACGTGGCACACAATATATCCAGTGTTCACCCTTCAATGCTTGGGCAGGCTGATGTCAGTTATAATAAAAGTATAACGGATAGCCGACAACTCATGTCATTCATTTAAGTGTAAATCATAAATTAGGTTATAATCTCAGATATGCGACATGGGGTAGCTTTTTAGACAGTATGCCCCTCTCTCTGGGCTAATTTGTTAACTGTTCGAGTTTGTACAACAGCAATTGCCCATTGACGAGGAAAAGTGCAACACATGTTGCTGCTGGTTGTGGAatctcactacactacactcaaaTAGCGCATTGACTACATTCAGATTACAATGACAGTCGTGCAGAATACAGTACCTCCTAATGTTTGCTATCGTACCTGAAAATATTAGATCCAACCAGTCAGAGACCTAAAGAAAAATCACTTCTTAGGCTGGGCATGATGcaaaaatactgaatacaacatttTACGCAGCAAAGGGCTATAATGAATGCTATTCAAGCAACTGGCCTAATCATGCATTTGCAAGGTAATACTCGTttagaaaatatataaaaagctCCATATCCCTACCGATTGCTTACCAAAGACGCGATCTCCATAGTGGTTCTCTGGTGTTGACGTGGACAGGTTTGAGCTGTCATTCTAGTAGACCTCACAAAATCCTCTGACTCATGGGTGGGCGGATCCTCCGCTGGCCTAGAGGAGGCTCCGCGAAACCAAGCCCCTCATTCGGCCATGTTGGCTCCCTCAAATGAAGTGAATGATGTTAGGTCCTTGTTCTCTAGGAACCACAATGGCGTCAGTTTCTTACAGTGGTGTTTTTACGCGTTACTCCAAAATGAACACGGATAAGGTTTTGATGGCCACCTACTTCATATGGCCAAGTAGTGAATTATGGGACATTATGCATATACATCATATCAGTAGTATCTTTAATCTCATGTGTATAGAATATGTCAAAAATCAACTACTCTTGTTACAAGTGATAGCCTACTTTATTTAACAAATATATGCGATTCACACCATATTGCGAGGCTCGTCTGGATTAGCCAGCGTGGATGTCTTTCTGTTCTAGTTCATTCTAGCACGGCAGATGGCAGCAATGCGCATACGGATGGACTGACAGCCAGACAGTAGGATATTCTACTTTGGAGCCtgcgtactgtgtgtgtgttcaattgaTTTGGCAGGGTTGATATAGATGGGCGGTATAGCCTATAGGGGGGTATGGTTTTTTGACACCGCGTAGTTATAGAAAAGAGAAATGGTAGGCTTCACGTCATGTAGGGAGGGGACAGCGAGCTGCTCGGTGAACTGAGCAGGGTTTAAAATTCTCCACTCTCTGATTTAGAGTCAGAATACAAAATCTTCCAAAAGGATTGGGCTTGCTGCGTTTCCACTGATGTGCCCATTCGTTTTGACAACTCCTGTCTCCATAGTCCGGTAAGAGAGTCAAACCAGGAAACTAACATTACCTACACTTGTTTGTGTTATTTGGCAGTTATGTAGGCCTAATATGGGTGTTATTACTGTACACATTGTATACCTTAAATTGAGATGAAGTGGAGTTTACGGGACAGTTAAAAACAGTTCTACATGGGATATTCAGTTGCTCGACCCACTTCTATTTGCCAATAAAAGTGGAACATTTCTGAAGAATGGGGGTGGACAATTAATGTCAACGGTTTTTAGATCCTTGACGTCCATACATAATTCCAGATATTTTCAAATGAACTTCTAATGATTTCGCGGGTTCCTTCAGTGCCCTTTGATGAAAAAGCCCACAGGTTAAATTCTCAACGTTCTCCCTGTCAGACAGGTTCAAAAATTcagtaatttaatccatttttggtTGAACGGGCTCCTCACATGACATGATGTTTCATGCAGGAACAACTGCAATAGACATGCCTATTGAAAACATTACGTCATACATTACAAACAGTAGCCTACAGTTACCGAAGTAATTGCGTTGTCAAGTTATTCATTGACCCATTGATTGGCAGAATATGCTTGTTATTTCCCGGGTAACGGTGTGATTACATAATGTGGTGTAACCTTCACCACTGTCTGTCTAGTACCCGCCCTGACGCTAACTACTGTACCAAACAACTTCTAGAACGAACAGAAGGAAGTAAGTGGAAGTGAAGTCACTGGTATTTGTTGGTAATAAGAACACTCCCCTGTTTGTTATCTTtaggaatattttttttaaattcgcTTTGGGTCATACTCTTTAAGTATACAATAATTGTATATAGGGCACACTTAAGCCTTTTGGGGCCCAGAAGCAAGATTTGGTTGGGTGGCCCACCCCCACCTCTTGACGGTGGAGAGacatttatttgtttttaaattaatCTCCCGCaactctacacattttgccatggggcatagaaaaaaaatctgttttatagcaaatttcctgcaattctacacattttgccatgtggtggAGAGAAATGTCTGCAATTTTAAAGCAcattcatgcaattctacacattttgtaacGACTTAGGCATATTAATAtaatatctgagtgagaatgactaacaaaatcattGGGGGCCCCATGGAGGTCATGGCCCACGTGCTCAGTCAGTattcagccatgattactacaagtttagatagtctAGGAAGCTAACAACTAATCTAAAAAATATGTTATTTTTGGGTTATGGGACCCCTAGCGGCCGTAGGCCCTAAGCGACCCTGATCTTATAGCATGGGGTTGAATTCAGCAGCCttttcctctgctgtttcatcAATTACGTTGGATTCActactttttattttatgaaTGGTCTTTTCAATGTGATATTCTTTTGAAATAACTAACCAATTAATTGTATTATCTAACTTTATTCTTTCATGTTGTGTTTGTCCGTATAGGATTTAATGATATTTGGAAGAGTGAAGaggacacttttttttaaatctcaccaTAGTGTCCATTTTGGTGTATCCAAAATAGCTTTATTTTGCCTCTTTATTACATTGACTTGAAGCTATAGATAACCCATCAACAGACAATAAGTCTTCTGAGGCTTGCACTTGGCATTTTGCCACCCACCACATCTCCATTCCCTTTCCCTCGTGTCTTGCACTCGCCCTGTAAAACTCTGAAGACAAGACATGATGTGCCTGAAGAAATATTTCACAGAGGGCTTGATCCAAGTCGCCATCCTGCTCAGCCTGGTTGGCGTCAGAGTAGATGTGGGCCCTTACTTGCCCGCCTCGCACGAGATGATCCTGGGCCCCACCTCTACCCTCACCCAGACCCAGTTCCACAACCAGCTGGACGGCCAGGACCTCCACCCCAAGAGTGTAGACCTGGACGGCTTCTTCACAGCCCGGAGGCTTCTGGGCTGGGTCCGCTCCCTGGACCGCCTCCGGGTGCCCAGCTCGGAGCTAGAAACCTGGCTGGTGCGGCGCGAACCTGATGCCCTGGTGGTGGGGGCTCCTGGCCAGCCAGCCTCCCTGGAGGGAGGTGCAGGTGGGTTGGAGGTTCATGCGGGTGACCAGGTGGGGTCGGTCATGAGGTCAAGCGTGGTGGCGGGGTCGGATTACGGGCCAATCGGAGAGGACAATCTGGACACCATGGTGCCCCTTCTAAGAAGAAGCCatgaggaggaggataaggaTGAGGATCTCTATGAAGAGGTAAACTATGGTGAACTCTTCTACACTCTGTCAGTAAGACCAGTGGCAGCATAGAGTGGTGTTCAAGAGAATTGGCTGTGTCAGAGCTTATTCAATGTTCAAATACAGTGCAGTGCCTTAAACAAATGAATACACAATAGTGAACTACATTACTGCAAATCAGTCCAAGACTCTGCCACTGGAGAAGTGGGTTCAATTAGGCAACAATCAAACTGTTGATTTACAGTAGGCAAGTGATACACCGGTCATATATCATTAGGGATCAAGGGCAGGATTTACCGGAGGCTGAGATCACTATAAAAGGAGGCTTAACTGGGAGAGAAGAACACCCTTGTATGAAAACAGCCTTTCAGTAAACACAGTGGGGATTCCCACCCTCCTCGGATTCAAGCAAGCAAAAGCTTCCTGGTTGTATTTGCTGTATCATGCTGTTCATTTCAAACCTGCATAACTAAGAGATTGCGATGCACACAAGGCAAGATATTTACTATTTAGAACTCCCTTAATTTACAGCATCTAAGATTGCAAGTCAAGAATGAAGTGTAGGTTACTTTTCATAATAAGTGACTGATAACTAATCCTCAAGGCCTGCAGACTGTACGATTTTAGCCGTCTTACGCCACAATTTTGCCGTCTCAGACAAGACGTCCACGTCGTGCGCAAATTCTTAGGTCGTCAACGATTGCCAGACGTCTTGGCTTATTCAGTGTGACTAACATAACTTAGCAGGCGTAAAAGACATGCCTGAAattagatcccctacatactggtcttgacGAGAAGGGGGATGTTGGGGGAGGTTCCCTTCAGCACTATTTTAATCGAATCTTATAATAATCGATTATAACTATGTAATAATCGTAAAAGACTGAATCTGACTTACAGGGTGGGGAGGCCTTAAAGTGAAACATTTTTCCCGTTATAACATTTGTTTTATTATAGTAAAAGGGTTCCCGGGGATTGTATATTTGGCATGGTGTCTGGTGGGCTGACCTCTTCAGGTTTCAATAGCAGAAGTATCATGACCAATATGACGAGGCCAACCACTTAGGTCATTAGTAGTCAATATTTACTCTCTGAGGACTTGCTGAACTTGAAAACACGACATAAATCACTTTAAAAGACAGGAAAAATATCAAGTCTTGTTTTATCCAGTCTATTTTTTGTTAAGTGTGGATATCCAACTGTTTTGCAAcagttacatttgagtaattgtAAGAAATTACAATTAACCCATGTCACAACCCTGTCATTATGTTTTAGCATGTGCTCACTTTTGTTCGAGCCTGTGTTTTGGCACCCGAAACACTCATTGAGCAACAGTGTTGGGCATTGAATGACAGAATCACGGGGAGTTAGTGCAGCAGCATGCCAAAAGCTTGGCTGGACATCCCCTTGTTTTTCCAACAGCTGAGGGAGAGCTGCTTGTTGATATGTTCCACTGTGAGGGGCGCGCTGGCCGGGCCCAGGCGACTCTGTGTCAGGGGGAAAGTAGGCCAGAGAGGGGTGTGTGACTGGAAATATGTCCCACTTTACCCATTGGCTGTTCAGTCTTGCCCCATACATACAGCTTTCCATACCCATCGAAGCCCAGCAGATTTGGTGTAGGGATAAACTGTCAAAGTACACACATTCCGTGTAGGCTAATTGTATTTGTACACCAATCATATTTAGAAGTGAAATCACAATAATCCTGGATATTACTGAGGAAATATATCAGAAGATACCTGAAATATTACagttaaaacatgtatttatttactcttcacagagagacagcTTTTACACAGGGGACAGCTTTTACATAGGGGACAGCTAAAACCTAGACCTTGGAAGTGGAATTCCAAAATCACTTTAATTTAGCACTGAGGTACAATATTAGACACTTTGGGAGTGTAGGGAGTTTTCAGTCACTTTAGGGTGTAAATATATATCTGCTTGGCAACATGCCCGAGTACGCACCCTACACTAGACTTGTTTTGGATTGGGGAAAGTATGGGGTTGTTTTGTTTTAGTCCTCTGCGTGTCATTGCCATCTCCTGGCTTCTGGTCTTTTGGGTTATTTGACTGGGTACCCAGTCTCAACCACGATGACTGCAGACATCCACAGACACTGGACGGAGGCTTTAGTTTTAGCCTCCCAAATCAGAAGCCACTCTCAGGGCAGTGAAAGTGGTTCAGACTGGACGTGTAGCCCTGTTGGCTATTTCTGGACAGGAGGGCATGCTTTTTGGCATTGCTAACTGGTACTCAGTTTAAAATGTACATGCCTCATGTTTTCCCCCATGAATAGTCATGTTGACAAATATTTTGTaacagttaaaaatatatattcttgaGGCTCTTCCTACCATAGATGGTTATGCTTTCTGGGTCATCCAAGATTCCAGTAAGTGATATTGAACTGAGCATCTGAGACCAAGTTAGGTGCTGCAATCGTGATGTAACGATTCAGACATACTGATACTCTTAGTTCCTTCCAAGGATCTAAGTGTCCCTGATAACGATCTTCACCCAGACTAACTCATCAGTGAAGCAGCAACTGCACCGAGAGAGCTGGGCTGTATTTTTTTAACCCCAGCAGGTTCATATTATGGCAGCAATGTGTGGTACAGTCTGGGTCTGGGGCATGTCACCACATCTCCCCCTCTTATAGGTGTTGCTATTTTTACAGGGCTAGGCTGGACATGTCTAGCGTGCCAGACATCACCAGTCCTACAGTATTAAGTGAGAGGAGAAAAGTCAACAAAGCTTCCTCTGGGATAGTGCTCTGTGAACATTCGTACAGAGAGGGGCCAAGGACCTCTCCTAAGGCCATGTGCGATAATTTGTCTTAACTTCCCAGACTTGTTCTATTACAACTAATCTCTGCTCTATTACCTTGACTTGCTCAATGAAACACAAATGCTGCCTAGCTCATTTGTCTGAGCATCTCAGGGCAGTAATAATGTGACGTGTTAATATTGTGGAAGGTGGCAAACTGACAACATTAGTATGGACTCGCCGGCTCTGCTGTAAACCACAGATGTTGGTCTTGGAAACTTAGACTCGGAGCTCAGAGAGCTTTGTAGTTATGCTACAATCAGAACATTGCCCCCGTGACCACTGCTTGTTTGTTTTGTAACACGAGGTGGCATCATTCTAGCACACAGTTAAACCTTTGATTGCGCAACGCTTGTTTACCAACTTAGGCTAGTAGTATATTACCTCTTCAGAGAGGTATATGTATAGCCCTATACACATAGCCCCATGGACCCCATCCACTGCCCaaatctgtccagagctgctgcCTTTGGCCTCACACCCCCCTTACCTAACACTTCTCATGTTGTGCTTATGCTTGAGGAAAACATGCTGTGCAATCCCTTCCAGTCACATTCAGGTACACATTGACCCAAACCCATAAGAGTGGTGCCAGAGTAGCAGGACCACAGGCCTCAGGGAATGGTCAGAGGCAGGgattggaaccggttcagggaacaaaACAGAAAACCAGAGGAAAACATTTTGAGGAAGGGAAACAGAACCTGGAACCAAAGTGGTCTCTATTCTTCCAGAACAGAACCGTTATTTTCTAACCTTGAGAACCGGTTATAAATGTTATTTTCATGTTACCAAAATATTCCTAATGTGTAGTGTATAATTTAGTTTCCAACCCCTGGTCAGACGTCAAACATGTTGTCAAATACGGTTCACGGGGTCACAATATCAGAATGTTCCAAACAGTCAAAGTGTCAAAGCCAAGGAGAGGCCAAAGACGGTTAGTTAGTCAGTTTCACCCAGGTCGCTGTACTGTAGGTAGAATCGGGGCATCACCCCGCACTCCAGTAGTCCCTTTTCAGTGGAGGGCGAGAGGATCAGCTACAAATTTAGAACTGGTTTAGGGACATGACTGGAGCAGTTGGTATCACTAAGCTCCAACTTAAGGAAAAGGTTAAGTCTATTCATAGCCATCTCACTGTTTGTATGCAATGTCTACTAATGTATGGGCCTTCATGGAAAAAATAAATAGTAGATAAAACGCAAAGTGGCTCCGATCCCCTCTTTTTGTCCCCGGCATGTGTCCCATCTAAAAATGGTACAGCGATAACTTTAATCAAACATACAAGGATAGATAGGGCATTGTATGGATGATTGAATGTCATAGTTATTGTGCTTAATAAGGAGGTGCAGATAACATTGCTACGCCTAACATTTCAATTATTATTGTGTGTTCACAGGATATAGATACACTTTGGCAGGATCACTCTGATCGTGGACGCCATCAGTGGcctgaggggggagaggaggagctgcTGGTGGGGGACACCTGGAGAGAAATCTGGAGGGATGGTGGACCCTCTTACGACCGTGCGAATAGAGAACTTGCACAGGATTTATCTGATCAGGTGGGACTCAGTCCTGAggcatacagtggcaagaaaaagtatgtgaaccctttggaattacctggatttctgcataaattggtcatcaaatttgatctgatcttcatcgaaGTCACAACAAATCGACAAACAGTGTACTTAAATGAATAAcaaacaaattattgtatttttcttgtctatattgaatacataatttaaacattcacaggttggaaaaagtgtgtgaacccctgggctaatgacttctccaaaagctaattggagtcagctaacctAGAGTctaatcaatgagacgagattggagaggttggttagagctgcctttccctttaaaaaaaactcacaaaatttgagtttgctattcacaaggacCATTCCCTGATGTGAACCacgcctcgaacaaaagagatctcagaagacctaagattaagaattgttgacttgcataaagttggaaagggttacaaaaagtatctctaaaagccttgatgttcatcagtccacagtaagacaaattgtctatacatggaaagttcagcactgttgctactctccctaggagtggccatcctgcaaagatgacagcaagagcacagcgcagaatgctcaatgaggttatgAAGAATCCTCGTGttagctaaagacttacagaaatctctggaacatgctaacatccctgttgacaagtctacgatacgtaaaacactcaACTAGAATGGTGTTTATGGGAGGACatcacggaagaagccactgctgtcccaaAAAAatattgctgcacgtctgaagtttgcaaaagtccACCTGGATCTTCCACAGCGCTactaaaatattctgtggacagatgaaactgcagttgagttgtttggaagtaacacacaacactatgtgtagagaaaaaaaggcacagtacACCatcatcaaaacctcatcccaatcGTTAAGCATGGTGGAgcgagcatcatggtttggggctgctttgctgcctcagggcctggacagcttgctatcagacggaaaaatgaattccaaaGTTTATCAAgatattttgcaggagaatgtaaggctatttgtccaccaattgaagctcaacagaagttgggtgatgcaacaggacattGCCCCAAAACACataagtaaatcaacaacagaatggcttcaacagaagaaaatacgccttctggagtggcccagtcagagttctgacctcaacccgattgagatgctgtgacatgacctcaagagagcagttcacaccagacatcccaagaatattgctgaactgaaacagttttgtaaagaggaatggtccaaaattcctcctgaccattgtgcaggtctgatccacaactacagaaaacatttggttgaggttattgctgccaaatgAGGGTCAACCAGTTAAATCCAaaagttcacatacttttttccaccctgcactgtgaatgtttccACAGTGTGttaaataaagacatgaaaacctataattgtattgttattagtttaagcagactgtttgtgtctattgttgtgacctagatgaagatcagatcaaattttatgaccaatttatgcagaaatccaggtatttccaaagggttcacaaacTTTCTTGCCACTATAAAATGTCCATATGCCATATATACCTGTACACTTGGACATCCTGGTTCAATTATGTTATAAACGCACATGCTGAAATGTTAGACATGGCAAGACTGGCATTCAAGATGGAATAGGAGCCGCTTTCCCCAAACACTGGAAACTTTCTGCCTCAGCTCACAGACTGATTGAGAGGCCCTGACAGGTGCACTTTGGGAAAGCGTAACACTCCGGTTGCTTGAAACAAAATATGGGTTTTCTATCCTGGCTGTGCATCATGAAGCAGGATAGGGTGTTTGGGGTAAATGAGGTGGAGATAGGAAACAGTCTTCCCAAGTGTGTAAAATAAGAACATAACCCAGAAACCTTCCCTTTTATAGGGCAGTTTCTAACCCCAATCTATGGCACTCTTACAGGTTAGAAGAGACATGAAACCCTTGCTAATCCGCTCTACCTAAATATGGGAACAGGGGCAGCCACATATCATTACAAAGTCATTTGCATGCCTCAGTGGTGTATAGCTGGAGCATGAGATTACTGTGTTCCTCCTTAGGTCAAGCAGAGTGAAATGAAATTGACATTCGATACCACACTACAAAATGATTCAGATAAAGCCACGCTGTTCTGTTTAGTTTACCCTCTTGCCATAACATGTTCTATAAAAGCCTAAATCATCTCCACCATCTGTGTCAGTTCAGCCCggaagaaaatgaaccattgTCACCATCCAGAACATCCAGGTAGCTCTCTGCTCACTCCCGTTCTCTTCTCCATCAGTTTGCCAGCTTGGAAGCTCAGTcctcaatgtccttccaggaatGTCTACGGCTTTTGGAAGACACCTTCCCctttggagaggagacagaggtacAGTACAGTTGTTTTATTTGATGGTACTAGGGCAAGAGATGACCATTGATAGGTTTGTTGACCATTGGATGACCATTGGGATGTTTCTGTTTTTAGCCGTCAGACCCAGTTGGCGTAGATCTGAGGGAAGCCAGCGAAGAGGACCCAACCCCTGTCCGAGAGCTTCTTCTGTCCCCCCTGTCGTCCCACTGGGATCCCTCCCTGGACTTGGAGCAGCAGTGGCATGATATTCTCGCCATCATGGAGCCAGAAGTAAGTCCTAAGTGGTTTCTGATTTTATCCCCttcataatttatttaaaatgttgAAAAGTGTTCAACTTTGAAATAGCCTTGCCCTGAAAGTAATTCAAAAGAAAATCTAATCTAACTTCTTATACTATTTTGGAAGGATATGGACCTTGGCAGAGATGTAATGCAATCTGGATCTATTCAGAGTTCCAGCTTGATGGACCCCGTTCACCAGGATGTCAGCCTTCAGCAGGCAATCCTGCCCAGAAGCAGCCAGGATAGTTACCCCTTCAACCCCAGCTTTGAGGGCAGTGTTCCCCTGGAGGCCCCACTCCAGCTAGCCCTGCTCAGTCCGTCCTCCAGCGTACCTGACTTTGACCTTAACTTGACCTTTGGCCCATCTGACCTGACAGATAGCGCCCTTCCTTTGGCACTCAATGGCACAGTTGGCAACCCCATGCCTTCCATTCAGTCAAGTCTCTTTCTGGAGGAACCAGTCCTGCCTAGTCCACTCGGCTCCCTCTTGGATGATGCCTTGCTGGATGAGCTTAGCTTCCAGGACCTGGCTCTGGAGGAAGGCTTTAACCAAACACAGGCCTCCCAACTTGAGGAGGAGCTAGACTCTGACTCTGGACTTTCTCTGACCTTCAgccacagccctgcatcccctaGCGGCTCAGAGGCATCCTATTCCTCTTCTTCGTCCTCTTCATCGTCTGACTCTTCTGTGTTTTCTGAAGAAGGGGCTGTGGGCTACAGCTCTGACATGGAGGTTATTGTGGAGCGAGAGGAGGGTGCTGTGGGAGGCTACTCTCCAGAAGTCAGCAAGATGTACAGCACAAGCTACCAGAAGCCTGGGCATTTCAACAACCTCCCTTGGCTGGAACAAGTGGGCCACGACCATACCTACAATCAGCCTAGGGCCACCTCTCCCAGGCAGGGGAAATCCCTCAAGCTTCCAAAGTCGTGTTACAGCAAACCCTATAAGCATGACATTTCCGATAAGCTTTGGGGCCGCGATGAGCGCCGGGCTCGCACCATGAAGATCCCCTTCTCCAACGATCTCATTGTCA containing:
- the LOC112225918 gene encoding endoplasmic reticulum membrane sensor NFE2L1; amino-acid sequence: MMCLKKYFTEGLIQVAILLSLVGVRVDVGPYLPASHEMILGPTSTLTQTQFHNQLDGQDLHPKSVDLDGFFTARRLLGWVRSLDRLRVPSSELETWLVRREPDALVVGAPGQPASLEGGAGGLEVHAGDQVGSVMRSSVVAGSDYGPIGEDNLDTMVPLLRRSHEEEDKDEDLYEEDIDTLWQDHSDRGRHQWPEGGEEELLVGDTWREIWRDGGPSYDRANRELAQDLSDQFASLEAQSSMSFQECLRLLEDTFPFGEETEPSDPVGVDLREASEEDPTPVRELLLSPLSSHWDPSLDLEQQWHDILAIMEPEDMDLGRDVMQSGSIQSSSLMDPVHQDVSLQQAILPRSSQDSYPFNPSFEGSVPLEAPLQLALLSPSSSVPDFDLNLTFGPSDLTDSALPLALNGTVGNPMPSIQSSLFLEEPVLPSPLGSLLDDALLDELSFQDLALEEGFNQTQASQLEEELDSDSGLSLTFSHSPASPSGSEASYSSSSSSSSSDSSVFSEEGAVGYSSDMEVIVEREEGAVGGYSPEVSKMYSTSYQKPGHFNNLPWLEQVGHDHTYNQPRATSPRQGKSLKLPKSCYSKPYKHDISDKLWGRDERRARTMKIPFSNDLIVNLPVEEFNELLTKHRLSEAQLKLIRDIRRRGKNKMAAQNCRRRKLDVLFGLEEGVEGLCRHKARLLKEKAENLRSVREMKQRLSGLYQEVFSRLRDEQGRPLPTTDYSLQFSNDGQVLLATRNGSAIEQNCKPHKKQKDGKK